Genomic DNA from Lactuca sativa cultivar Salinas chromosome 8, Lsat_Salinas_v11, whole genome shotgun sequence:
TTACCAGTGGATACTACCTTAGATGTAACTGTAAGGATACCATTATCATCTATTTCAAAACAATCCTCTAATACTGCAACTCCTTTAGGAGCAGGTGGAATTCCTGAAATTTCAAATGATCCCAACAAGAAGTTATCAGTAGATCGAGTTCGTTCACCTTGGTACACCATGATATCCGTAGAAGATTGGTTGTCTGCAGTTGTAACAAAATTCATGGTCTTCTTGGTAGGTATAGGAGTGTTCCTTGGGATCACAACATGCATTCTTTCCCCTATTATCTCTTTACCAAGTGACAAGGGAGTCACATCCAATAGCACCAATTCCTTTATCATCTTCGTAGTCTGACCACATAATTTGGCAGCCATAACTGCCGCCCCATAAGCTACAGCTTCATCAGGGTTGATGCTCTTGCATAGCTCCTTCCCATCAAAAAACTCATGTAACATACGTTGGATCTTTTGTATTCTAGTTGATCCACCAACAAGAATCACCTCATCTACACTTCCTTTCTTCATATTCGCATCGGCTAAACATGACTCAAGTTGCTTGATACACTTTGTAAAGAAACTCATATTTAGCTCCTCAAATTTGGCACGAGTAATCTTCATAGAAAAGTCAATACCATCCAGCAGCACTTCTAGTTCGACTGAAGTTTGAGTATCATATGAAAGAATTCTCTTTGCTTTTTCACAGGCAACTTTTAACCTTCCTAACGCTCTTTCGTTTCCGGTTAAATCCTTGTTCCATTTCTTCTTAAAATCCtcaacacaataatttacaattcggtTGTCAAAATCCTCACCTCCCAAATGAGTGTCACCAGCAACAGCCTTCACCT
This window encodes:
- the LOC111917574 gene encoding heat shock cognate 70 kDa protein isoform X2, with amino-acid sequence MVKEDIKLMPFRVIEGPSDMPKVVVTHKGHEQQFSIEEISSMVLAKMKEIAEAYIGGTVKNAVITVPAYFNDCQRQATKDAATIAGLNVVRMINEPTAAAIAYGVDNRFGGKKNVLIFDLGGGTFDVSILTIDGVGKFEVKAVAGDTHLGGEDFDNRIVNYCVEDFKKKWNKDLTGNERALGRLKVACEKAKRILSYDTQTSVELEVLLDGIDFSMKITRAKFEELNMSFFTKCIKQLESCLADANMKKGSVDEVILVGGSTRIQKIQRMLHEFFDGKELCKSINPDEAVAYGAAVMAAKLCGQTTKMIKELVLLDVTPLSLGKEIIGERMHVVIPRNTPIPTKKTMNFVTTADNQSSTDIMVYQGERTRSTDNFLLGSFEISGIPPAPKGVAVLEDCFEIDDNGILTVTSKVVSTGKTKSLTVTNLSGRLSKRQIKKMVKAAEKFKLEDQEFKRKAEACNALEDYIYDLKNKIKRNDIPPKDLKNVQHAIDDTEEWLSTGNVASVDEIERKKEILEFISRLAIF